In the genome of Sphingomonas alpina, the window AATAGCCGCGTCGCTCGCTCGACCAGAAAGGCCGATGCATAACTGGCCTGTGTCGGCTCGATCGGTCGCAAGGTGCCTCCCGACACGGATACGGGGTTAACCTGAGTCAGCGACAACAAGGTCGTGGCGGCCTCGCGGCGGTTGATCAGCATCGCCTCATTGCTCGCGCCCCTGGTTTTCGCATGGTTTCGGCCAGCCGCGTGCTCCGTCGGGCTGCAGATCGGCCTGGAAAATCTCGCCGGAGCGTTTTTGATCGGCCTGAGCGAAGAGCAGCGAGCGGGCGTCGGGTGACAGCAATGGACCGACCTGGAAGACGGTGAGGTCGGTCGGTACGCGTCCTGTCTCACGCCATGTGCTTCCATCGCGCACGAAGCGATAGAGGTGCGAGCGATCGCCACGATCCGCAACGACGATCATTGTGCGGCCATCGCGCGAAATCTCCGCTTCATATTCATTGGCCGCCGTACTGATGGGCGGGCCGGCATTGCGCACCTGCCAGCTACCCTGGCGATCGCGCTCGGCAACATAGATATCGCCTTGCCCGTGGCCCCCGAGCCGGCTGGATCCGAAATAGAGTCGTCCTGCAAGGTCGGCGCGCGGCAGCAATTCGGCATGCGGTGAGTTCACTGGCGAGGGCAGACGTCGCGGCTGGCCCCAGTTGCCATCGGCGTGGCGCTCGACATACCAAATGTCGAAATCCTCATTCGCAGGATCATGCCGTGCGGAGAGGAAATACAGGCCCTTGCCGTCGGGCGTATATCCGGGATCGGCCTCGATCACTGGGGTGGGCGCAGCGAACGGAGGAGGGGCCGGCGAACTCCAGCGGCCATCGATGCAGCGTGACATCAACAGGCGCCACCGTGCGAAGGAGCGGTCGGCGGAAAGATAGAGGAGTTCGCGTCCATCGGGCGAGAAGGTGGGTGTCGATTCGTAGTCATCGGTTGAAATTGCGGGCGGCGTCCAGTGGCGCGGCGTTCGGGGAGCATTGGCGATTGGGAGCATTGTCGCTGCAATCGTAGCGCACGCCAGAGCTGCGCGAGGCGCTTTAAATCGAAGAATGCGAAGAGTCATTGGCAACACGCTACCGAGGCGCAGCGGCTCGCCAAAACGATCATTGTGGCAGCGATTTCAACCTGTGCTTACAATGTGCCGCATGAGACAACGCCGGCCTTCGATTGAATCGCTGCGCATGCTCGAGGCATGCGCGCGTCATGCAAGCTATTCGCGTGCGGCAGATGAGCTGGGCGTCAGCCCGGCCGCGGTCAGCCAGCGCATGCGTGACCTGCAGGCCGAACTCGGGGTGAGCCTGTTCGAACGGCATGGCCCGCGGGTCGCACCTACCGAACAGGGCTTGCGTCTGGCCGGGCGGGTTCGCGATGCGCTGGCGATTCTCTCCGCCGGCATCGACGAGTGCAGCGACAGCAGGGTGATCCGTATCAGCGCCGCGCCGACCTTCGCGGCGCGCTGGCTGGCGCCGCGGCTCGCGGACTTCAGAAAGGCGCACGACCCGGTGCGGATCGTGGTCGATGCGGCGATCGACGTTCGCCCGCAGGGCAGTTTCGACGTGGCGATTCGGAGTGGACGGGGGCGGTGGCGAGGCTGTGCCTCGACCAGGCTGTTCGCCGTCGAGGGAACGCCGCTCTACAATCCGCATCTCTATGATCCCGGTATTCTGTCGAGCCCCGCCGGCCTGCTGACCTGCGAACTGGTTCATAGCGACGAATGGGACGCCTGGTTCACGCTTGCCGGTATCCCGGTGCCGGCGCAGGGCCCGCATTATTCGAATGCGCGTTACCCGACACAGGATCTCGCAGGTGCGGCGGCACTTGAAGGCGCAGGCGTGGCATTATTGTCGCCGCGGCTGTTCGCCGACGCCATCACCCTCGGCCGGCTGATTCGACCGTTCGATATCACGCTGAACGGCCCGGAGTCATATTGGCTGCTGACGGCGGAGGGAGAGGCGCGACCGCACGTGACCGCGTTTTGCGACTGGCTGATGGAAACGATAGGCTAGCTGAACGCGCCCTCGGGGCAATTGCGTTGACCAGCCGGGGCGCTTTGCCCCGAGATCCGGAAAATGGCTCCCTGAGTTGGATTCGAACCAACGGCCGCTCGATTAACAGTCGAGAGCTCTACCGCTGAGCTATCAGGGAACGAAGCGGAGGGCGGCTCTATAACTGGCTGAATTGAGGATGCAAGACCATTCAGGCAGCAAATTGCTCCATCGTTATGCGATCGTCGAGCGCGTGCTCCGGATCGAACAACAAGGTCAGCTCGCGCGAGCGGTCGATGACCACGTCGACACGGGCAACATCGCGCACTTCGCGCTGGTCGCCGACCGCGCTGACCGGGCGCTTGCCGGGCTCAAGCACTCGTATGCTGATTCGCGCCTTGTCGGGCACGATCGCGCCGCGCCAGCGGCGCGGGCGGAATGGGCTGATCGGCGTCAGCGCGAGCAGATTCGAGCCGAGCGGGAGGATCGGCCCCTGCGCGGAGAAATTATAGGCGGTCGATCCGGCCGGTGTGGCAACCAATATGCCGTCGCAGGCCAGTTCGGGCATGACGATCCGGTCGTTGAGCGTGATTTCCAGCTTCGCGGTCTGGCGCGTTTCGCGCAGCAGCGAGACTTCGTTGATCGCGGGAAGCGAATAGGTGTCGCCGCTGACCGTGACTGCAGTCATGGCGAGCGGCGTGACCTTGAACGGCTTGGTCCGCGCAAGTCGGTCGTTGAGGCCGTGGCGCTGCCATTCGTTCATCAGGAAACCGACCGTGCCGAGGTTCATGCCGAACACCGGCACGATCGGCTTGCGCCGTTCGAGCATCGCATGGAGCGTCTGCAGCATGAACCCGTCGCCACCCAATGCGACGATCAGGTCGGCATCCTCGGGATGGACCCAGTCATGCGCGTCGGCCAGCTCCCTGGCCGCCTCCTGGGCTTGCGGGGTGGGCGAGGCAACCAGTGCACGCCGTTGCAGGTCGCTCATCCGCCAGTGACGCTCATATGGCGCGCGACCGCGGGAGTCGCGGCGGCGATGTCGAAATCATGCCGCGCCGGTTTGGAAAGCAACGCCGCATCGAGTGCTGCGTCGAGCCCCGGCAAGCCCTCGGCGCGCAGGATCGCCTTCAGATCGACCTGATCGTCATGACCGAGACAGGTGTAGAGAATGCCCTCCGTGGTCAGGCGCACGCGGTTGCAGGTGTCGCAGAAATTGGCGGTGAGCGGCGAGATGAGGCCGAGCCGGGTGCCACTGTCGGCTCGGCGCCAGTAGCGCGCCGGCCCACCGCTGTCGTGCGTGTCGCGGACGAGCGGGAATTGCGCTTTCAGCTCGTCCAGCACTTTGGTCAGCGGCAGGAAGCGATCGGTGCGGTCCTCGTCAACCGTGCCGAGCGGCATCGTCTCGATCAGCGTCAGGTCGAGTCCTTCATCACTGCACCAGGCGAGCATCGGCGCGATCTCATGCTCGTTCCAGCCTTTCAGCGCGACCATGTTGATCTTCACCGCGAGTCCCGCATCGCGTGCGGCAAAGATCCCGTCGATTACGCGGGCCACATCGCCATGACGCGTGATGTGGCGGAACAGGTCGGGGTCGCGGCTGTCGAGGCTGACATTGATGCGGCGCATGCCCGCATCGACCAGCGCGGGCGCATGTTCGGCGAGCCGGTTGCCGTTGGTGGTCATGGTCAGTTCGTTCAGACCACCCTCGGCTCCTTTGGCACCGATATGCCGGCCGAGGCGCTTGACCAGGTCGCCGACATCGCGGCGCACCAGGGGTTCGCCGCCGGTCAGACGAATCTTGGTAATGCCCCGTGCGATGAAGCGTTCGGCGATGATCGCAATCTCATCCAGACTGAGCAACGCTGCCTTGGGCAGAAACGTCATCTGCTCGGCCATGCAATAGCGGCAGCGCAGGTCGCAGCGGTCGGTGACCGAGATCCGCAAATAGCTGATCGTGCGGCCGTGGCGGTCCTTCAGGGCGGGCGCGCATGTCATGCGGCAAGAGCTAGGCCTTCGTCGAGCCGGGAACAAGGGCGTTCACCGTTTATGCGGTGTGCAGGAAGCGCGTGGTAATGCTCGGGGAAGCCTTGTTCTTCCTTTATAAACGTCGGTAAGAGCAGGGGCTGTACTGCGAACGGGCGCGGGACGAAGGGGAGGGGTGCGTGCCGTGACCGATACATCGCCCACCCCGCTTTTCATCCTGTCGTTCCGCCAGCGCGACGAACTCGCCGCGATCGCCGCCGCCGCCGGTTGGCGCGTGGTAGCCGCGCGCCGCGCCGCAGGAGTAGGGCGGCGCTTTCTGGGAAGCGGCGCGCCGGTCGCGGTGATCGATGCGCGCGGGTCGCTGAGCGAAGGACTGGATGCGGCGGCGGCGCTGAGCGGCATGATCGGCTCGAATGGCGGCGCAATGCTGGCACTGGTGTCGCGTGGCGATGTCGATGCGATCGGGCGTTTCTACGATGCCGGCGCGACGCATTTTCTCGCCAGTCCCTTTACCGAGGCTGAGTTCGTGCAGGCACTGCGCTTTGCTTCGCGACATGCCGAACGCATGGCGGGAGAATGGCGCGCGAGTGCGCCGCCAGATCCGCTTGGCTGGCGGCTCGACCTGCGCAGCCGCACGATGGTGCTGACCCCGGCCTTTGCCCGGCTGCTCGACATCGACGAGGAACCTTCGCCGCGCGCCTTGCTGCGGACGCTGGATGCACCGGAGCGCCGCGCGGCGCTGACCGCGCTACGCAGGCTATCGCCCGCGCGCCATGCGACCGCTTTTGCGCATGACCTGCACAGCGTCGGACGGGTGGTGCAGCACCTTCAGCATGATGCGAAGGCAGGGCGGATCGATGCGCTGGTAGAGCCGCTCGGCAGCGCCCCCGATTCGGTTGCGGCGATGCGCGATGCGCTGTCCGGTACGCGCGACGCCGGCGGGGCGCGACGCTGGATCGACCGGCGGCTGGTGCAGACCGAGGGCGGGCCGCTCACCGTCCTGCTTGTCGCGCTCAACCGATTCGAAGTCGTCAACACCGCCTATGGCCGCGCGGCGGGGGACGGCCTGTTGCGTGCCGCGCTTCGCCGGATCGAGGAGATCGTGCGCGAGACGCTCGAACGCGGCGCCCTGGTCGCGCGGATGGGCGGTTCGGAATATCTCGTCGCGAGCGAGGGCGTGCGCGAGCGCATCGACCTGGCGGTCGAGCATATCGCCAGCGCGTTGGCGCGACCCTTCGTGGTCGGCGATTCTGATCGCAGTGCTGGGTTGCCGTATCGGCATGGCGGAGCGCGGCGAGGAGGATAATGCCGCAACCCTGTTGCGCCGGGCCAGCGAGGCGCTGGCCGATGCCAAGGCTTCCGACAGTGCTACGGTGCGTGTCGCCGAGGCCGGCGAGGAGGACGCACCGGTCGACCGCCTGGCGGCCGAACTGCGCCAGGCAATCGAGCATGGTGATATCGACATCCTGTTCCAGCCCCAGGTGTCGGTATCGACCGGAGCGATCGTCGGGGTCGAGGCACTGGCGCGCTGGGATCATGCGATGCTCGGCATGATTGGCGCCGACGCCCTGTTCGCCGCGGCAGCGCGGGCCGACCTCGAGATCGGGCTGTCGGACCATATTCAGCGCATCGTGATGGCGCGCGCCACCGCCTGGCCTGCCGCATTGAGCGGATTGCGGCTGTCGCTCAACCTGACCGCCGGGGACATTGCACGACCGGGCTTTGCCGACCTGTTCCTCGACAGGATCGATGCGAGCGGCTTTCCGCGGCGTCGCCTGACGCTGGAGATCACCGAAAGCGGGTTGATCGAGGATCTCGGCATTGCCGCGACGCTGCTCGCCACCTTGCGCAGTGCCGGGTGCCGGATCGCGATCGATGATTTCGGCACCGGTTATTCGAGCCTGGCCTATCTCAAATCCCTGCCGCTCGATTATCTCAAGATCGACAAGAAGCTGTCGCAGGACATCACCGGAACGGTGCGCGACCGGGTGGTGGTGCGCGGCGTGATCGACATGGCGCGCTCGCTCGGTCTGTCGGTGATCGCCGAGGGCGTGGAGACGACCGAGCAGCTCGACTTGCTGGCCAAGGAAGGGTGCCAATATTACCAGGGCTTCCTGTGTTCCGAGCCGGTGGATGTCGTGACCCTGCTCCGGCTGGTCGAGGCACAGGCGAAGATCTGAACACAAAATCGGCGGAGTCGCGCCGGGCAATCGTTGCTGTTCCACGCTGTTGTGCGCGTGATTTTTTCCGATGCTGTTATGTTGGATTTTCGGCGAAAAATTCCGCTTGTTTCTCATGTGCTTGCTGCTTTCTCATGCTGTTATTCGATAACAGCATGAAAACAGCACATAACAGCAGCGGCAGGATGCTGTTTTCCGGTGAAACAGCATGAAAGACGTGCCGGTTTCTGGTCTCAACCATGCGAAAGAGCGGGCCGGAACGTGATGGAGCTCCGTCCGGCTCGACCTTGTCATGATCGATGTCATCGTTGAATCGGCGCTGAAGGCGTCGCCCTAGGCGAGGGTGTCCTTGCGTCGCCGGACCAGCCACAGGATGCAGCATTCAAGCACGATCAGCACGCACACCGCGACCAAGGTCGCGATCCACGGGTTCCAGCCGAGCACATGCAGACCATAGCCGAGGCTGATAAAGGCGCCCACCCACAGGGCGCTGCCCGAGAGCACTGCGAGCGTGAAGGTGACGAGCGGCAATGCGAGGATGCCGGCCGGGAGCGACAGATAGACGCGCACGACGGGAATGGTCTGGCCGATGAACGTCGCGACAAAGGCGTTGCGACTGTAGCGATCGGACAGCGAGAGATAGACCGGCTCGCGCAGCCAGACATAGCGGCCGAAGCGCTTGACGAGGTTGTGCGTGCGTTCTTCACCCAAGGCATGGCCGAGGCCGTACCAGCACACCGCACCGAGGCTGGACGCGAGCGTGGTGGCGATGATCAGGGGGACCAGGTCGATCGGTGTGGCAACCATCGAGCTGCCGAGAAAGATGAACAAGCCATAGGATGGCACCACCGGGATCAGCCGTTCCGCCAGGGCGAGCAAGGCCGCGCCGAGCAGGCCATAAGAGGCGATGCTGGCGATGGGGATGATGCCCTCGATCGCGTGGGTCATATGCGGCGCTCCGACTGCGCGGTCTGTCCTGTCGATCGGCCTGGCATTCTCTTTTCCTGATCCCGTTGCTGCGCGGTGCGCGAAGCACGGAGCGTGCCATGCGCTGTAAGCGGCGGAATCGCGTCCGCCAATCGCGGATATTCGCGCGGGTCGCGCCACTGATTGGGAAAGTGCGCCAATGACTCGCCACGACGGCAGGGTTAAGCAGGGCGATTACGGTAGCGATCAATGAGAGGGCGAGCATGTTGAATCCCGCATTCGGACTGGCAGTGATCATGCTGGTCGCGCCCGACGCCGCGTCCTCCGCGACCGAAGCCCAGGCCGGGGTAATGGCGGCGATGGGGGAGAGCGCCAAGGGCTGGAACCAGGGTGACCTGGTGCGCTTCACGTCGATCTATGCCGACGAGGCGAGCTTCGTCGCGAGCGACGGGCTGGTGCGCGGGCGCAAGGCGATCATGGCGCGTTACGCGCCGCGATTCGCGGCCGATGCCAAGCGCGGGACACTGGCGTTCGAGCAACTGGATTTCCGGCTGCTGGACCCCGCCCATGCGCTGCTGATCGCGCGGTACACGCTGAAGTTCGACGGTGCGAGGGATCAGAGCGGGCCGACGTCGCTGGTGTTCGAGCGGGTAGCGGGAAAAGGGTGGCAGATCGTGGCGGATCATAGTTCCTAGAGAGCGGAAAATGGCCCGGCATTGCTCGCCGCGCCTGCCGGTGACAGCGATGTTTCCTTGGCTGGGACGTTGCGTAACGCCGGGCGAGCAAACGGGCCACGAACGCCCGCCACAGGCTTGAAAACGGCCTGCGAGCGTCAATCGGCACCAGATTTCAGGACCCAGTTGCGCTTCTGCAGTGGGTCGATCACCAACGTTACCTGCCGTATGACCGGCAGACCGATATTGGCCAGATCGCCAAGGAACGTCACATCTGGGTTCTCAAGCTCGACGGGCCCGATGCGGATCTTGCCGCGGATGCGGCCACCAAAGACCTCTCCTTCGGTGTTGATCGACTTGAAGCGCCCGACAACGCGCGCAGGCGCCATCAATGGCACCTTGTTCATCATGGAAACCGGCAAGCTCAGCGCGCCATTGAATCCCGTATCGAAATGCGCCGGCAGCGACGATCCGTCGGGCATGACCATTTGGATGCTGGGAATGCCTTCCACATAGTCGGTCGCCGGCCCCGGAGGCACCGGGCTGGTCCCGCGAGGTGTTAGACGAGCACGCGAATTGGCGAGGTCGAGATAGACCAGGCTGCCCGTGAACATCTCCGAAGAAATGATCCCCATCGCGTCGCTCCGGTCATAATCGAGCGCGGTCGCGTCGATCCTTCCCACCTTCAGTCCGCCAAGCGTGATGTCGTTGACGGCAACCAGCGGCAGTTTGCGTGTCTTGCCGGTCGTGCCGTCGAGCTCGATAGCCGCTCCGATCCGCTTCAGCTTGTGACGCTTCACGAGCAGGCGATCGACCGAATGCCCGTCTGATCCTGTATCGAACACCATGGGCACGAGTTCGCCGTCGCCAATTCGCATCATGATCAATACGCGCCCGGGCGATTGGAACAGGGTGATATTGCCGCTGTCAGGAATAACGGCGTCCGGCGAGCGGGCAACGGCGGGACCCGCGTAAAATTGCGCTGCGGCAAAGAAGGCCACGCCAAAAGCAGCAACGGCAAAACCGAATCTCATGCAAAACCCTTCACTTTCGGTATCAAGCGTTGATGGTCGGAAGTGCGGTCGCCTATGCAACGCGATACCTTCCTCGAGAGATATTTCGTCGCGGCCTGATCCGTATTCGCTACTTCGACATAGGCCTTGAGCTGAGCAGGAAACGTGCCAATTGGCAGGTCAAGCGCGAGGGGCTCGCTGGCGCGCAGCACACATCGCAACTGTCCAGTTTCGGACAGCGATTGTACGAAATCGGACAGCGGGCATCGTCCAGTGGAGGACTGATCAATCAGCAACGCGATCGGCGCATTGCGCGCCGCTTATGGCTGTCGATGATCGGGGCAGGAGCCGCGTCGTACCCCGGCCGCGCTAATCGCAGCGACGCCAGATGGTGAGGACAAGCAGGCCTTCGGTGCGGCGGATAGCGCCGGATGCCCGGGCCCAGTATGGCCGGGTGATCGAGAGATTAGAGTGGAAACGGACGTTAGCGTGGATAGCCGAAGCGGCTGCTTTCGAACGAGACGATGGCTCCCGCGTTATCGCCAAGAGGAATTTCCGCGACGCCATAGACGCTGCGCGTGCCATGCGATCCGATCATGACGCCGACCTCTCCATGAATGCCCCGCCCGGCAATTCCCGATCCCAGCCGCTCGCCGCGGGCAGCAGCAGCGCTGTCTTCGGTATTATTATTCAGTATCTCCATTCGCTGCGCGTCCGTCAGGCGAATTTCATCGGTGGCTGTGGATGGTGTGGGCTGTGCTGTGGTCGCGGCCGGCGTCGATTGCGCCAGCGAGGCCGTCGACCAGAAGGAAGTTCCCGCGACAAGGACAAGTGCGGTCGGGAGGGCTCGAAAGTGCCGCAGCGTCAAATGGGTCATGCCTTCTTATAGACCGGATAAGCCTGACCGCAAAATGAACGGGCGGACGACAATATGCGCCTTCGATATGGCTCGCGGCAGTGGGAAGGCATTTGCGAGGTCTTCAATCCTTGACCCTGCGGCGCATGAAACGAAACCCTGATCAGGAGGCGTCGTGGCGGGGCGCGTCAGCTGGAACGCGCAGCGCGAAGATACAGCCCTTCGTCCGACGCCTGGCGAGAAGGTTGCCATTATGTGCGACAGCGATCTGCCGGGCGATGGCGAGGCCGATGCCGGCGCCGTCTGCCTTGGTGGTGAAGAAGGGCAGGAAAAGGTCCTCGACCGTGTCCGGCAGACCGACGCCATTGTCCTCGACCGCCATCTCGACCTCGCCAGTGTCGGCGCTGCAGCGAAGAATGACGACGGGTTGTTCGCACTCCCGGCACGCCTCGACAGCATTCTTGAGCAGATTGAGAAGAGCCTGCTCGATCAGTTCGCGATCGATCCGCGCCGTCAGATCGGGTGGCTCGATGATCGTGCGGACAGATACGCGCGTGTCGAGCGCCCGCGTGAGCACTGCCAGGTCCTCGGCAAATTCCTCGAGCGGCACCTGCGCCAGTTCGGGTTCGGGCATGGCGAGCAATTGCCGATAGCGCTCGACGAATCCCATCAGATGCTGGGCGCGGCGCGCAATTGTCGCCGCGGCGGCAGCGCTTTGGCTGCGATCGGGGTCGGCATCCGGATCACGCGCGAGCGACACAAGACTGTCGGCAAGCGAGATGACCGGGCTCAGCGAATTCATCATTTCGTGCGCGAGCACCCGGCTGAGGCGATGCCAGGCGTCGATTTCCACCGCACCCAGCGATTCCGCGATGATGTGCAGCGCAATGAGGCGCCGGCGCGTGCCATCGGGCAGGTCGAACAGCGCGACCGAGGCATGGGCAGCACGGCCATCGGCCAGGCGAATGACCCGCCCCGCTTCGGGCCGGCCGCTCAATAGCGCCCGAACGTCCTCCGGCAGCAGGGAAGGATGGTCGGCAAAACGGCCCGGCGACGACGTGGCGAGCGCGCGCGCGGCGCGATTGCTCTGCACGATGACTCCGTCGTCGCCCGTCACGAAGATCGCCGCGGAGACCGTATCGAGCAACGCCAGGTCAGCGTCGATCCGCGCGCGCAGGCATGTCTCGCGATCGTGCCGCGCATCGATCGCCCGGATGATCGACGCCTCGAGGTGGGCGAAGCTGGGCGGCAGTCCGGCGGGAAGGTCGTCGGCCCCGCTGGATAGCTGATCGATCAGGTCGCGTGTCGCGCGCTCGGCGATCGCCGCGACGCGCACCAGATCGATCGCGGCCAGGATGGCGAGCACCCAGGCGATGATGCCGAGGACCGGACGGCCGGTAGCGATCAGGGTCAGGCCGGCGGCGCCAAGGCATCCGGCGATCAGCCCGCGCACGGCAAGCTGCGCCGTGAAGGTCCAACGGCGTCTCAGCTCAAAGGCCATGTTTTTCCATGCGCCGATAAAGCGCCGGCCGGGTCAGGCCCAGCGCCGCAGCCGCCCTGCTGATATTGCCGTCATTGCGCTCGAGCGCCTGTGCGATCGCGTGCCGCTCGATCGCCTCAAGGCTCATCGCGGCGCCTGCTCGTTGCATGGCGGTCAGCGCGACGGCGGTCCCGATCGCTGCGACCAGCCGGTCGTTACGCCATGGTTTGAGCAGGAAGTCGGAGGCACCGCGTTTCAGGGCTTCGACTGCGAGCGTGACGCCGCCGAACACGGTCAGCATGACGATCGCCAGGCTGGGGTCTGTACGGCGGATTGTGTCGATCACGTCCAGTCCGGCCTCCCCATCGCGCTCGCCCGGCGTGAAATTCATGTCGAGCAGCGCGGCGTCGTAACCGTCGAGCCGAAGGGGCGCAGGCAGTTCCGCCGGCGCGGCGAACCACGCGACCTCGGCAACGTTACGCAGCGCGAGACGGATCGCCTGCGCAATCGCCGCGTCGTCCTCAATCAGCAATATTCGACCAACGGGTTCCATCGCCAAAGTGTATCGGATGCGGAGACGATGCGGAACCACAGCAAAAGCAGGGGCTTGCGCGCACAACAATCCGAATCGCGTTGGCGGACTGTCCGAAGTCGGACACCGGCGGCGCCCGTTTGGCGCGTGATCTCGCTTAAGTCTTTCTATTCACCAGATTTCAAATTCATCCCGGCCCGAGCGATACTGACCGTCATGAGGAGATCATGACGCAATGGACGAGCCGCTTCGGCAATCCTGGCTGCACCGCCGCCGTTGCGTCGTGGCGGTGGCCGCGGGGCTGGTGGTGCTGATGAGCGTGGCCACGATCAGCGTCCGGCGCTTCGCCACGCCTTCGCTCACCGTGCCTGCCGGGCAGGTCGCAGTCGACCGCGTGGCGCGGGGCATGTTTCGCGACACCACCAGCCTGCTGGGCAGCGTCGTGCCACGCGACACGATCTATCTCGACGCGGTGGAAGGCGGGCGCGTGCGGCGCGTGCTCGCCCGTTCGGGCGACCGGATCGTGGCCGGGCAACCACTGGTCGAATTCACCAACACCACACTTGAGCTCGACATCCTGTCCCAGGAAGGACGCCTGATCGAATCGATCACCCAGCTCCAGGCCTATCAGCAGCAACTCGAACAGAATCGCAGCGACAATGCGCAGGCACTCGCCCTGATCCGTTACGACCGCACGCGGGTGGATCGCGCCTTGCGCCGTCGCCTGCCGCTCGCCGCGCGTGGTTTCGTCACCGGCGAAGCGATGGACCGGCTCAAGGACGAATTGCGGTCGGTCGACGACCGGCAAATGATCCAGATATCCCGCAGCCGGCGTCAGGAAGGGCTGCGCGCGCTCCAGCAGCCGCAAATCGAGGCGCAACTCGCTACCTTGCACAAGAGTCTTGCAGTGACCCGGGCGAAGCTGGGGGACCTTATCGTCCGTGCGCCGATGGGAGGGCGCTTGTCGGCCTTCGATCTCAAGCTCGGCGAGAACCGCAACCGCGGTGACCGGCTCGGCGAGATCGCACTCGATACGGGTTTCCGCGTCACCGCCAGCATCGACGAATATTATCTCGGCCGGGTTCGGGTCGGGCAGCGCGCCGAAGTCGATGTCAAAGGCCGCCCGACGGCACTGGTCGTGACGCGGCTTTATCCGCAAGTGAAGAACG includes:
- the moaA gene encoding GTP 3',8-cyclase MoaA; translated protein: MTCAPALKDRHGRTISYLRISVTDRCDLRCRYCMAEQMTFLPKAALLSLDEIAIIAERFIARGITKIRLTGGEPLVRRDVGDLVKRLGRHIGAKGAEGGLNELTMTTNGNRLAEHAPALVDAGMRRINVSLDSRDPDLFRHITRHGDVARVIDGIFAARDAGLAVKINMVALKGWNEHEIAPMLAWCSDEGLDLTLIETMPLGTVDEDRTDRFLPLTKVLDELKAQFPLVRDTHDSGGPARYWRRADSGTRLGLISPLTANFCDTCNRVRLTTEGILYTCLGHDDQVDLKAILRAEGLPGLDAALDAALLSKPARHDFDIAAATPAVARHMSVTGG
- a CDS encoding DedA family protein, with amino-acid sequence MTHAIEGIIPIASIASYGLLGAALLALAERLIPVVPSYGLFIFLGSSMVATPIDLVPLIIATTLASSLGAVCWYGLGHALGEERTHNLVKRFGRYVWLREPVYLSLSDRYSRNAFVATFIGQTIPVVRVYLSLPAGILALPLVTFTLAVLSGSALWVGAFISLGYGLHVLGWNPWIATLVAVCVLIVLECCILWLVRRRKDTLA
- a CDS encoding EAL domain-containing protein; translated protein: MAERGEEDNAATLLRRASEALADAKASDSATVRVAEAGEEDAPVDRLAAELRQAIEHGDIDILFQPQVSVSTGAIVGVEALARWDHAMLGMIGADALFAAAARADLEIGLSDHIQRIVMARATAWPAALSGLRLSLNLTAGDIARPGFADLFLDRIDASGFPRRRLTLEITESGLIEDLGIAATLLATLRSAGCRIAIDDFGTGYSSLAYLKSLPLDYLKIDKKLSQDITGTVRDRVVVRGVIDMARSLGLSVIAEGVETTEQLDLLAKEGCQYYQGFLCSEPVDVVTLLRLVEAQAKI
- a CDS encoding diguanylate cyclase domain-containing protein — its product is MTDTSPTPLFILSFRQRDELAAIAAAAGWRVVAARRAAGVGRRFLGSGAPVAVIDARGSLSEGLDAAAALSGMIGSNGGAMLALVSRGDVDAIGRFYDAGATHFLASPFTEAEFVQALRFASRHAERMAGEWRASAPPDPLGWRLDLRSRTMVLTPAFARLLDIDEEPSPRALLRTLDAPERRAALTALRRLSPARHATAFAHDLHSVGRVVQHLQHDAKAGRIDALVEPLGSAPDSVAAMRDALSGTRDAGGARRWIDRRLVQTEGGPLTVLLVALNRFEVVNTAYGRAAGDGLLRAALRRIEEIVRETLERGALVARMGGSEYLVASEGVRERIDLAVEHIASALARPFVVGDSDRSAGLPYRHGGARRGG
- a CDS encoding retropepsin-like aspartic protease, with protein sequence MHRRPHFRPSTLDTESEGFCMRFGFAVAAFGVAFFAAAQFYAGPAVARSPDAVIPDSGNITLFQSPGRVLIMMRIGDGELVPMVFDTGSDGHSVDRLLVKRHKLKRIGAAIELDGTTGKTRKLPLVAVNDITLGGLKVGRIDATALDYDRSDAMGIISSEMFTGSLVYLDLANSRARLTPRGTSPVPPGPATDYVEGIPSIQMVMPDGSSLPAHFDTGFNGALSLPVSMMNKVPLMAPARVVGRFKSINTEGEVFGGRIRGKIRIGPVELENPDVTFLGDLANIGLPVIRQVTLVIDPLQKRNWVLKSGAD
- a CDS encoding YybH family protein yields the protein MLNPAFGLAVIMLVAPDAASSATEAQAGVMAAMGESAKGWNQGDLVRFTSIYADEASFVASDGLVRGRKAIMARYAPRFAADAKRGTLAFEQLDFRLLDPAHALLIARYTLKFDGARDQSGPTSLVFERVAGKGWQIVADHSS
- a CDS encoding NAD kinase, with the translated sequence MSDLQRRALVASPTPQAQEAARELADAHDWVHPEDADLIVALGGDGFMLQTLHAMLERRKPIVPVFGMNLGTVGFLMNEWQRHGLNDRLARTKPFKVTPLAMTAVTVSGDTYSLPAINEVSLLRETRQTAKLEITLNDRIVMPELACDGILVATPAGSTAYNFSAQGPILPLGSNLLALTPISPFRPRRWRGAIVPDKARISIRVLEPGKRPVSAVGDQREVRDVARVDVVIDRSRELTLLFDPEHALDDRITMEQFAA
- a CDS encoding LysR substrate-binding domain-containing protein, with the translated sequence MLEACARHASYSRAADELGVSPAAVSQRMRDLQAELGVSLFERHGPRVAPTEQGLRLAGRVRDALAILSAGIDECSDSRVIRISAAPTFAARWLAPRLADFRKAHDPVRIVVDAAIDVRPQGSFDVAIRSGRGRWRGCASTRLFAVEGTPLYNPHLYDPGILSSPAGLLTCELVHSDEWDAWFTLAGIPVPAQGPHYSNARYPTQDLAGAAALEGAGVALLSPRLFADAITLGRLIRPFDITLNGPESYWLLTAEGEARPHVTAFCDWLMETIG
- a CDS encoding TolB family protein; translation: MLPIANAPRTPRHWTPPAISTDDYESTPTFSPDGRELLYLSADRSFARWRLLMSRCIDGRWSSPAPPPFAAPTPVIEADPGYTPDGKGLYFLSARHDPANEDFDIWYVERHADGNWGQPRRLPSPVNSPHAELLPRADLAGRLYFGSSRLGGHGQGDIYVAERDRQGSWQVRNAGPPISTAANEYEAEISRDGRTMIVVADRGDRSHLYRFVRDGSTWRETGRVPTDLTVFQVGPLLSPDARSLLFAQADQKRSGEIFQADLQPDGARGWPKPCENQGREQ